TGACACTGCCGGTAATGGTAGCGGCGGTGGCGGGGTCAACGGGTGTAGCCGGGGCGGCGGCGGTGGCTGCCTTTTCTTCAGCCTTGTTGCTGGCCTGGGGTTCCTCTTTCTTGCTGCAAGCGAGCAGCAATGCGAGGAGAGCAAGCGTGAGCAGTACGAGGATCGATCTAATTTTCATAATGTGACTGCCTCTCCGTTCAGTAATTGAGCCCATAGGAAATCTCAACATTTTACCGCGAGCGGGTTAAGAGAACCCACCCTAGCAGAAGCAGCCAGGGTGGGCCACCCAACGGCGATGATCAATTCTGGCCCGCGCCCGAGTTGGAACCGGGCTTGACCGTGCTCGAGGTCTTTTTGGCAGGGGCAGCGCTGCGCGGCAACTGAGCCGACAGGCGGCGCTGCTCCTCCGGCGTCAACTGAAAGATGTATCGAACCAGTAGCTTGGTTTGATCCTGGGGATAGTTTTGTAAGGAGGCCGGCGTGGGCCCGGCGAAGACGATGCGTCCCTTGTCGTCCTTCTTGAAGAGGCCGGAGGGCATGGCGGTGCCGGGGCTGATGTTGGCGGGATCCATGAGCCACCGCTCGGTCCAGCCGGGCTTGAGGCGCTCCTTGGCGAAGAGGAAATTGGGCGCGGTGGCGGTCTTGTCGTGCGCCGGGTCGCCGGTGGCGTGGCACTTCAGGCAAGGTGCGGCCTGGCTGGTAAAGAGAGCACGCGCCATGTCAGCTTCGCTGGCCGTCAGCAACTGCTGCTTCTGCGGAATGTAGGGAATGGGCTGCTGGGAAAGGGCCTGGAAGAAGCGGACCAGCTTGCGCAGCTCGTTTTCCGAGAAGAAGAACGTAGGCATGCGGACTGCGAGATACGGACGGATGCCGTTCTTATGCTGATCGGCGGGGTTCGAGGCCAACGACGGGTTCGAGAGGAAGCGGAGCAGCCACTCGGGATCGACGCGGGCGCCCTCGGTGAGGAGCTTGGGAGGCAAGGTTTCCTTGGCATCCTGGTAGCGCGGCACGGTTTCGAGAGCGGTGGCCTGTCCGGGGGTGAACTGGTGGCAGCCGACGCAGTTGTACTTGCGCACGATCCACCAGCCTTCCTGGATGTCGCGTCGGGCGTCTTCAGGACGGTACTGGTAACTCGCGGGAAGGGAAGTTTCCTGGCTGCCAAGAAGGAACGTGGTGATGGCGCGGATCTGCTCCTTGGTGAGATGGGGATCCGGCATGCGAAGTTTTTCCGTCTCGCTCTTGATCATGCCCTGGTCGTACACATTGGGCATGGCGAGCTTGTGTTCGAAGAAGCCCTTGTGGTTATACCAATCGTGCGTGGCCGGCCCTTCGGGCAGTCGCTCGCGGATGGCGGCGTCCTTGATCGGCTCCTTGCCGTCCTCAGCGGGCCTGGTAAGCAGGGCGAAATCGAGGCGCTCGATGGGCTTGCTGCCTTCCTGAGTAAGCTCAGTACCGATGCGGCCTTCCTCTTCAAAGCCCGCTATCTCATGGCAGCCGGCGCAGCCGAAGTGCAAGATCCACTTCTTGCCTTCGGCCTTGAGCCTGGGATCGTCCATGTAGGCGGCTTCGGGATAAGCGGAGGGATCCTGGCGCTTTTGCGAGAGCAGGAAGGTGGCGATGTCGGCGACCTCGTCGTCGGCGAGGCGCAGGCTGGGCATGACCGTCATCTGCTCGATCTGCAGCTCGTGACCGTCGTTGGGACACTTGCTGTGATCGAAATCGAAGACGTAGGGCAGGCCCTTCTTGGCGTAATCCTCAGGGCCAATGTCCTTTTTCTCATACGGGCAGTAAGGGCGGGTGCGGACGCGCGGGTTCTTGATCCAGCGGAAGATGTAATCGTAATTCGCTTTTTCGCCGAGGCGGGTGAGATTGGCAGCGAAATCGCCGCCGATCCGGTCGGCGCCTTCACCGTTGGAGTGGCAGGCGAGGCAGCCCCGGGATTCAAACAGTTCCTTGCCGCGGGCGGCATTGCCGGCCGGCGCCTTGGGCAACTGGTCGTGAAGGGCCGATTGCCACAGGTAAGCCGAGATCGCCTTGATCTGGTCATCGTTGAGGCGGAAGTTCGGCATCTTGGTGTTAGGACGGAAGTC
The DNA window shown above is from Terriglobales bacterium and carries:
- a CDS encoding cytochrome c, producing MPEDQIPEQDPITTRSYALHYTIAIVVLIGTLLWAMWDEAYGQRPWKRYQRAFQDRYVAFLKQARSQSAQSEKELETNPDYHALDDAYQSAYKSAQPRIEELNQKLAATSANILAVQSVFTDKRAYVNALTYELETDDSASGKASKQKNLDKYKAQQFEVVYPDGTRKKYNFQQLEETYNQLKDEKGRLGGELGDLLKPINEAKLARDTWIKEHMVSLTPDALRGLQNKTADWDPKIVQINVAEANIVDRCESCHMGAREPVRITAALMTPKGSKSPDEYALAFTSHPEPELLKVHDPDKFGCSPCHQGNGRATTSVEKAHGYYEHWLWPLFRKANVEAGCQTCHQADMFLQAGAVGQTISDGKFLFRQRGCNGCHRYEGYDREPEELLNIGQQIKQMEQQQRDNLREASISMKQADTAETNDEANRLNQRAEALRVENSKIAGRIEQLDLRSSSLLRDMKKIGPDLKEVREKLNKNWIPVWLKKPTDFRPNTKMPNFRLNDDQIKAISAYLWQSALHDQLPKAPAGNAARGKELFESRGCLACHSNGEGADRIGGDFAANLTRLGEKANYDYIFRWIKNPRVRTRPYCPYEKKDIGPEDYAKKGLPYVFDFDHSKCPNDGHELQIEQMTVMPSLRLADDEVADIATFLLSQKRQDPSAYPEAAYMDDPRLKAEGKKWILHFGCAGCHEIAGFEEEGRIGTELTQEGSKPIERLDFALLTRPAEDGKEPIKDAAIRERLPEGPATHDWYNHKGFFEHKLAMPNVYDQGMIKSETEKLRMPDPHLTKEQIRAITTFLLGSQETSLPASYQYRPEDARRDIQEGWWIVRKYNCVGCHQFTPGQATALETVPRYQDAKETLPPKLLTEGARVDPEWLLRFLSNPSLASNPADQHKNGIRPYLAVRMPTFFFSENELRKLVRFFQALSQQPIPYIPQKQQLLTASEADMARALFTSQAAPCLKCHATGDPAHDKTATAPNFLFAKERLKPGWTERWLMDPANISPGTAMPSGLFKKDDKGRIVFAGPTPASLQNYPQDQTKLLVRYIFQLTPEEQRRLSAQLPRSAAPAKKTSSTVKPGSNSGAGQN